The Oncorhynchus mykiss isolate Arlee chromosome 17, USDA_OmykA_1.1, whole genome shotgun sequence genomic interval gaaatgtAATTGGTGTGACGTAGCACTGTGATAAAGCCACTCTCACTACACTAGAAGTGAATAGGAATACGACTTTTAGATCGCGAAAACATCCATCATACATGTCAGATTATAATACTGGCCAATGTCATAATGTGGGAGGTTGTCTTCTCTCGAATGAACCATCGATAGTATTTTTGTAATATTCCTACCTCAAGAAATATGTAATTTAACAGAGGGTCTAACACATTTCTCCTATTTGTCTGCCTTTTCAGcccagggtgcattgcatggtaAAGTTGCGAATGACAGACTCAACTCTTTGAGGCACACCGATCTGCAGGatgaacatggtgagattgttgactcctaaattgatagtgcagtttgtttaggcgattttacagctaactagctacttcacatgctgatattgactttggtattattgtgtgttgCTACGTTAACTAgcgagctaactagctaaccagccagcccatagagagagcattGCAATGTGGGTTTTGTTgtcgacttgagctgcaacagatttccacaacaACTTTAAATGTTGTTACCAGCCTTATTATAATGAAAAAATGTTCACAAAAAATATTGTTCTCACATATTAGTGTTATGTATGGTTTgagtggttttgggtggatttTTAGTTTAAGGTCTGTATTTctgacatcaaatcaaagtttatagTGCTCAGGATACAACATGTGTAAACgataaagtgaaatgcttacttgtgaTCTCTCCTCAACAGTGCAGTACAAATATCGACATCAAAATAATCAAAGTAAACTATGAAGTCAGATTACAAAGTCTAAATATGAACAAATTGGTAATGTGGGAAATCCATTCACTCGACAGTTATTAAGTACACTCATCTAGTACTGGGTCAGACCCTCTTTTGCCTCAAGAACAGCCTGAATTCGGAATCGTTCGTTGCTCAATTGGTGTGGGGAAAACAgtacatcaccatcaccatccaaatcctgactgccatcagcatgacacaaCAGGAACCGGCATTAGTCGAACCAGGCAATGTTTTCACACTCCTCAATTGTCAAGTGTTGGTGATCTTCTTGtgtttagctgataggagtggaacccggtgtggctGTCTGCTGCATTAGCCCATTAGTGACAAGGATCGACGAGTTGTACGAGCGACGAGCCTAGTAACAgggcattttttatattttcataattaatatgctgacacattacctttagctacagaataAAGTGCGTTTCCATTGTGCGtttccatctccacccctctctccttcattcctttctcgAGCGCGCAGAGAGGGGTGTCAAAAGTTAAattaaatatgttttgttgtgataaCATGTTAATATCGATGTTGTcgacagatttcacttggtttcccaaattaagcactgggtagcAGCAGGAACAGAGTCGGAGAGCCCATGGCATGCAGAGATTGGGCAGAATATCACCTGTCCCGTGTAGCCTACCCAGCAGGAAAGTGGCCTCCGGATCACATGTCTTTTTTCCCCATGAgagaaattatatattttttgtacatatggaacatttctagaatatttattttagctcatggGACTAAGCCCTATTTTTGGTCAATAAACAGTCTCTATATATACTTCCATAAATTATTTTGACTGGTACAGggggaccttcagatgagtcttttgaggcctgtgggcgtcctagagcaaaacaacatgTGCTTGTTTGTGATAGTCTCACCTTTACACAGAGGGGTCatgttagtgtgtagcccaaactgttcggatgctacagacagaagttggcagatcggctgtaccgacttcagacgagtcccaatatgcttgtgggggtcatagagcaaaacggagaacaccattgtgttcgtgagagtctcatctttcatcTTTCataaaatactgaacaaaaatataaacgcaacataaaacaatttcaaatattttactgagttacagtactgtacagttcaTATGAGAAAATCAGTACATTTTAATACACTTATTAGGTCTAATCTAtctatttcacatgactgggaatacagatatacatctgttgatcacagataccttttCAAAAATTACCTCACAATAGGCCTCAATATCTTGTCATGGTAtttctgtgtattcaaattgacattgataaaatgcaattgttttcgCTGTCCTTAATTTATGCCTGCTCTTACCAtgaccccaccgccaccatggggcactctgttcacaacattgacatcagcaaaccgctcattcgctcacacgacaccatacacatggtctgtggttgtgaggccagttggccAAATTCTCGAAagcatgggaccagcactttacatgctgcgtttatatttttgttcagtgtagtttagttTCGGATGCGTATGGTAGTAAAATTAATGTTAAATtttctggtaacagctctggtagacattcctgcagtcagcatgccaactgcacgctccctcaaaacttgagacatctgtggcattgtggtgtgtgacaaaactgcacattttagagtggccttttattgtccctagcacaaggtgcaactgtgtaatgatcatgctgtttaatcagcataTTGATAtaccacaactgtcaggtggatggattatcttggcaaaggagaaagtgGATTGCaacgcatccaatgcaaaaaaaaaaaagatatctctagcttaaactgatggatttttatggggatttttgtatcatgctaattagatttccgaTGGGGCTCGGACATCGACCTTAGGGGTGCAGGTGAATACAGGTCTGTGTAGGTAGACAGCTAGGGGTAgctagctgttcagcagtcttatggccaggaAGTAGAAGCTGTCTCGGAACCTTTTGTTCCGAGACCTGATGGTCCGATACTGTCTGGCAGATGGTAACATAGAGAACCGTCCCATTGAGTTGACAAATATTTGTttgtgactgacacacacactccctctttcTAGTGCCTGTCTGCTCATACCGGGGCTCCAGAGAAAAATCcccatctttaaaaaaaagtgagACGACATGGTATGTCTCACCGGGCATTCTTACACCTGCCAGTTCTACCATATCTTGCTCTTGCTCTGAGAGTGACCTTGAGGAGGAACACGTCCAACTTGTTGGCAGTCCTTCTAGTGCCTCGGATAGAGAAGCATCGGATACCAAAGCTGTTGACGCTCTCTCTGTAAGAGCCTCACCTGAACGAAATACCATTGTTAGATCTATTTCAACAAACTATTGGTTCAATAactattgtttttacattttagaagccTGCGACCCCTTATCAATTTGAACCTAAAACATGTGAGCACAAGGGAACATACTGGTAATGTTGTTTATTAACTTGATATTGCCTTTTTTATTGATACAATTCAGGGAAAGCACAAAATTACCATTCTTCATTTGTGTTGTTCTGCCCTACAGGTTCCAGTGCCCCCATGCAGGTCTGTTCCAGTGCAGTATAACAGGACTAGTATttgagatggagggggagggagaggtgctCTATTGGACAGTCCCTTGGAACAGGAGGCTTCTAGCCCAGAGAGGCAAGAGGCCTGCAGGGCCCCTGTTTAAGTTTACATGTCCCCAAGGTTCTGTCGGTCAACTACACCTCCCACACTGTGAGCTCTATGATCGTGAGTGGTGATTTGATAAATGTCCTAATACTTTACGACTGATTTGATTCTGAAGGAGCATATGCTTTTCATTTACCTATCATCTGCATCAACATTGTTTTGATTGTCATAAAAATCTCAGCATGTCATTAAAttctataaatatatttttttcctagAGGGTGGATGTGAGTTCCTGTCTGTAGCCCATGTGACTGATGACAAAAAAGTGGAATTTATCGATGACCTTGAGCTAACAAACACACATGTCATAATAAATGTCACTGGATTCTCTAAGTATGGCATCGTCAGTGAAGAAGGCAGGCCCATCTCCCCTATCGATACCCTTGTCTTGTTATTCTACCAACTCCCAGATGTTGACAAGAGGTCCATCCTGAAGGTTTTGTTGCTTCCCAGTAATGTTGTACTCAAGGAGGTAGGAATATCAGAAACCCCTATACTTTTGCTGGAATTCAATTAAATACACACTGTGAATAATGCAGAACATTATCACTGTGTCACAAAAAGGCAGACATGCTTTGAGTAATGTATCTACCCGgtatagccagaagaggactggccacccctcagagcctggttcctctcaaggtttcttcctatTTTACtgccttctagggagtttttcagagTCACTGTACTTCTGCCTCTGAACTTCTTGCTCttagttttttggggggtaactgctgatgtaaaaaaaagggctttataaaatccATTTGTTGATTGACGTAGATAAGGTTTACCATACAAAACCAAGCATTACAAACACATAATGAATATGAGTGAAGCATTATTATGTGTTTAATGTGTGAGATACATCCTCAGAGTATTTCTTCTTGACTCAATTGAAGCACAATTTATCTGTTCATTCCTTATCTGTCTTCTCAAGGTACTGGAGGAAAGGAGAAGCAGCAATGGGGATAGAGAAATCTACCTTGAAACAACTTCTCACTGCCAACTCACCCCGAAGCAAGAATACACCCTCTCCACCGATCTTACAGATAACCATCGAATAAAACCAACGGTGATATCTGAGATGAGCTAGAAAATGTTGCTTGCCAATTATTTTATTACCTTGTGTATTCAAATGTAATAATTTGATTGACATAACTAACTCTTCTTTTACAGAAAGCATCATTTGTTGATTTCCAGTCCTATGAAAACTACATTCCAACATTTCAGCTGTTCATGCAATCGATTGTTAAGGAAGCAAATATTTTTCTGAACGAAAATGGCAGTGATGAATTTGTATGGGATGGACTTGTCTGGCTTCCAGGTAACTGAAAGTGAAAGGTCAAAGTGCGCAATCCACATGTGCAAGAAGTACTTGAACCATTGGTCATTTTGCTGTTGTCATTTATTTTgatcaatatgttttatttatttgtaaaacaATGTTATTTATGATAGTCTATTTATATTATCATGATGACTTATTGAAATAGATGCAGTCTTTCATCAGATAGCAACAAAAATGTGTTTCTCATCCACAGCCTCACCAACAGAATTCACTTCTACAGGTAACTTTACTCATCACAACTTCTACTTTGCCATTCGTGATGAGGCTATCTCACAATTTAAGCAATAATTATggaaaaatctaaatcaaataaaTCCAATTAAAATCTATTTAAGATGCACCATtggggggcctcccgggtggcgcagtggttaagggcgctgtactgcagcgccagctgtgccatcagcccaggctctgtcgtaaccggccgcgaccgggaggtccgtggggcgacgcacaattggcctagtgtcgcccgggttagggagggcttggtcggtaggggtgtccttgtctcatcgcgcaccagcgactcctgtggcgggctgggcgcagtgtacgctagccaaggtggccaggtgcacggtgtttcctccggcgcattggtgcggctggcttccgggttggatgtgcgctgtgttaaagaagcagcggcttggttggttgtgtatcggaggacgcatgactttcaaccttcgtctctcctgagcccgtacgggagttgtagcgatgagacaagatagtagctactacacaattggataccacgaaattagggagaaaaaggggtaaaataaaaataaataaaaaagatgcACCATTGTAGCTATCTAGCTGTCCTGAGTTGTCAAAATTATTATTACTTTTAGTGATTTTAAAAATTTATTTTGGATGTCAAGACTCaattatgtattttatatatgtatttttaatTTCCCAGTTTTGGGCCCTCCACCTGCAACTCCTTTTATCCCCCCTGGTCGAGCCTTCATTACAAAACACAGAATGGCGCTAGAGATTCGTCTGGGAGTCTTGCGACCCATACTCCTGCGTCTCCAGCAACCGGACCAGGGGGTTCTGATTGACGAGGAGAGGCAGGAGGTGCTCAGCTTAACCACCAAGACCCTGCAGAACCAAGCTCTGCTGGACATGGTGATCAGAAAGGGGGCCCGCGCCCAGGAACACTTCTACCAAGCCCTGAGAGAAGCAGACCACTGCCTGGTTGAAGACCTGGAAGAGCCGACAGCATGAGAGGTGGTGATAGACACAAGAAGATCAGAGTGTATTTAATGAGGAGCCATCCTGATCAGAGGTGGTTGGTGTGTAAAGTGTTAACCCCACCCAGGATATGACAGCACTTTCATCAGGTTGAATTCACTAGACACCAAGTGGACTGAAATATGGAGGTGATATAGAATTTTGTTATGAATTTACATAAATGTCAATTATCCTACTCGGTCTGCAACCCAGAGTGTGTAAAGTTCTGGTTTAAACGAAACAGACAGAATTCCCAGCTCACAATTAGTCAAATCCAAGTTTATTCACGAGACCTCTACTGTGCATATACAAAGATGTTCCTTTTATAACATTCTTCTTTAgctacgcacacacatgcacactaacATTAGGATACTATCTTCTTCTCCTGAATTCTCACCAGTTTATCACTACCCAGCTgacagttccagtcccccccaGATAAGAGAAACCTGGAGTGGTACTCCCTGTCCTATCTTATCTCCCCAGAGTTCTAGCCGGGtcggttcaaacataggttaaGGAATCCCTTTGTTTTCTTTCGGCACACACATACATTCTTCTATTCCCCAGTCCAACCTAGTTGGACATaggtttattatttttaattactccttgtccctGCAACATAACCTCTAAACCCTAATGGTTAAGTTTCTGGGTAGAATTATTTAATAATTTATCTTAAACCTTATAAATTATTTTATCAGTCCACCTTTTAATGACTAAATAATTCACAAAAATATATCAAACACTATATGGAAACAAATGTTATACAAGAATAAACCAAACCAATACATGTATTTACATTCGATTCCTCATCAGTGACTGTTCTACGCCTATATCCAATTATAACTCTTCCGGTTTAggattttcatcaacattttcaTGAAAGGAACAGCCTCCAACTAAACATTGAAAACAGTCTCATCTAACATTGGCTCCTCGTAATTAAAAGAAACAGAGCAATCTCCTAGGCCTGGAAGTCTGTATTCGTCATCCCACTGGTCGGAGCTTGGAATCGTTCCGTATCTTACCATCTGTTGCATCATTGACCTCTCCAGAGACCTAGTGATCAAACCTCTCATACACAGAATCAAACAACACCCACACAGAACCAAAACACTCATACAGGTGAAAGTTGCCCACAGCACAGTGATTATAACATTTTTCCATTTTCCAAACATACTGAGTTTGGAAACTGAGTTCTCTGCTAATTCCCTGAGTTCTCTGCTAATTCGTGAGCTAATGTGGTTAAACCAGCCAGGGCCTTGGT includes:
- the LOC110493778 gene encoding NACHT, LRR and PYD domains-containing protein 1 — translated: MLTILYEQSVLRAEELKERSYLGLPNQLLPTLEELSTEELRRFQLYLTGDQLPGLPPVPESQLERAGWRKTVVTPQKYSPENAVKITVGILRRMNRKDLIEKLERDHRGSTHASASTRPHSASSVGQSSILRSPSKRAEGTLERGTYLVRGLDLLEVGSARKRRRRYRPKILTGSLKKRKQEGPTMLPVPNLLLETLEKLSRVKLKRFQWHLTEDVLDKLPPIPESQLKNSDWQDTVDQIMQTYGPEKAVEITVVVLRLLYRNDLAEVLERSHRGAQGALHGKVANDRLNSLRHTDLQDEHVPVCSYRGSREKSPSLKKSETTWYVSPGILTPASSTISCSCSESDLEEEHVQLVGSPSSASDREASDTKAVDALSKPATPYQFEPKTCEHKGTYWFQCPHAGLFQCSITGLVFEMEGEGEVLYWTVPWNRRLLAQRGKRPAGPLFKFTCPQGSVGQLHLPHCELYDQGGCEFLSVAHVTDDKKVEFIDDLELTNTHVIINVTGFSKYGIVSEEGRPISPIDTLVLLFYQLPDVDKRSILKVLLLPSNVVLKEVLEERRSSNGDREIYLETTSHCQLTPKQEYTLSTDLTDNHRIKPTKASFVDFQSYENYIPTFQLFMQSIVKEANIFLNENGSDEFVWDGLVWLPASPTEFTSTVLGPPPATPFIPPGRAFITKHRMALEIRLGVLRPILLRLQQPDQGVLIDEERQEVLSLTTKTLQNQALLDMVIRKGARAQEHFYQALREADHCLVEDLEEPTA